In Cyprinus carpio isolate SPL01 chromosome B7, ASM1834038v1, whole genome shotgun sequence, a genomic segment contains:
- the LOC109076298 gene encoding myocyte-specific enhancer factor 2A-like isoform X3 gives MGRKKIQITRIMDERNRQVTFTKRKFGLMKKAYELSVLCDCEIALIIFNRSNKLFQYASTDMDKVLLKYTEYNEPHESRTNSDIVEVLNKKEQRGCDSPDPEASYVLTPHTEEKYQKINEEFDNMMRNHKLPAAPGQQSYSIPLTLPVTNPTTLSYSTNSALDTPVSLSGTNMLSLSSNSLQSNNSTAVMDGMPGSSDVTLPNGAHSSHVANGFVGGSEGNSVGRVISAKSQASSTLGRKPDLRVLIPPVCKGTASALPPEEGEEHLRIDNSQSSQSLSTPMVSVATPSLHPQGLVYSAMTSSFTTDFALSGTEPSSLHSFSSPDAVTSGTGSSWKHSHHGQPGFSAQRERAGLSLYPTIHTRPRPSSGQEVGRSPAESLSSSGSSYEGSDREDQRLDSHPGTTTSGQRSSPKTESQEDPSVKRMRTDSWVT, from the exons ATGGGACGAAAGAAGATCCAAATTACTCGCATAATGGATGAGAGAAACAGACAG GTGACGTTCACGAAGAGGAAGTTTGGTCTGATGAAGAAGGCGTATGAGCTCAGTGTTCTGTGTGACTGTGAAATAGCCCTGATTATCTTCAACCGCTCCAATAAGCTCTTCCAGTACGCCAGCACAGACATGGACAAGGTCTTGCTCAAGTACACAGAATACAACGAACCTCATGAGAGCAGAACCAACTCGGACATTGTAGAA GTGCTGAACAAGAAGGAGCAAAGAGGTTGTGACAGCCCAGATCCAGAAGCTTCGTATGTCCTCACGCCTCACACGGAGGAGAAATATCAGAAGATTAATGAAGAGTTTGACAATATGATGAGAAATCACAAACTT CCGGCTGCTCCGGGTCAGCAGAGTTACTCGATACCGCTGACTTTGCCCGTCACCAACCCCACCACGCTGTCCTACAGCACAAACAGCGCTCTGGACACCCCAGTGTCCCTCAGCGGGACGAACATGCTGTCTCTGTCCTCCAACAGCCTCCAGAGCAACAACAGCACTGCTGTCATGG ATGGCATGCCAGGTTCTTCAGACGTCACTCTTCCAAATGGTGCACACTCCAGTCATGTGG CTAATGGCTTTGTAGGCGGTTCAGAAGGAAACAGTGTGGGAAGAGTAATTTCTGCTAAATCTCAAGCGTCGTCTACATTGGGCCGCAAACCTGATCTCAGAGTGCTCATTCCTCCTGTGTGCAAGGGCACTGCTTCTGCACTG CCGCCAGAGGAAGGAGAGGAACATTTG AGAATAGACAACTCTCAGTCCAGCCAATCACTGAGCACACCCATGGTATCCGTGGCAACCCCCAGTCTACATCCCCAGGGCCTTGTGTACTCAGCCATGACATCATCTTTCACTACAG ATTTTGCCTTGAGCGGTACAGAGCCCAGTTCTTTACATAGCTTCAGTTCACCAGATGCTGTCACATCAGGAACAGGGTCTTCATGGAAACACAGTCATCACGGCCAGCCAGGCTTCAGTGCCCAGAG AGAGCGTGCCGGTCTCTCGCTGTACCCCACCATCCACACCAGACCTCGGCCCAGCTCCGGACAAGAAGTGGGCCGCTCCCCCGCTGAGAGCCTCAGTTCTTCCGGTAGTTCATATGAAGGTAGCGACCGTGAGGACCAGCGGCTGGACTCTCACCCAGGCACCACTACATCAGGACAAAGATCATCTCCAAAGACAGAGAGCCAGGAAGATCCCTCAGTCAAACGCATGCGCACAGACAGCTGGGTAACTTAG
- the LOC109076298 gene encoding myocyte-specific enhancer factor 2A-like isoform X1 codes for MGRKKIQITRIMDERNRQVTFTKRKFGLMKKAYELSVLCDCEIALIIFNRSNKLFQYASTDMDKVLLKYTEYNEPHESRTNSDIVEVLNKKEQRGCDSPDPEASYVLTPHTEEKYQKINEEFDNMMRNHKLPAAPGQQSYSIPLTLPVTNPTTLSYSTNSALDTPVSLSGTNMLSLSSNSLQSNNSTAVMDGMPGSSDVTLPNGAHSSHVANGFVGGSEGNSVGRVISAKSQASSTLGRKPDLRVLIPPVCKGTASALPPEEGEEHLRIDNSQSSQSLSTPMVSVATPSLHPQGLVYSAMTSSFTTDFALSGTEPSSLHSFSSPDAVTSGTGSSWKHSHHGQPGFSAQSIKSEPISPPRERAGLSLYPTIHTRPRPSSGQEVGRSPAESLSSSGSSYEGSDREDQRLDSHPGTTTSGQRSSPKTESQEDPSVKRMRTDSWVT; via the exons ATGGGACGAAAGAAGATCCAAATTACTCGCATAATGGATGAGAGAAACAGACAG GTGACGTTCACGAAGAGGAAGTTTGGTCTGATGAAGAAGGCGTATGAGCTCAGTGTTCTGTGTGACTGTGAAATAGCCCTGATTATCTTCAACCGCTCCAATAAGCTCTTCCAGTACGCCAGCACAGACATGGACAAGGTCTTGCTCAAGTACACAGAATACAACGAACCTCATGAGAGCAGAACCAACTCGGACATTGTAGAA GTGCTGAACAAGAAGGAGCAAAGAGGTTGTGACAGCCCAGATCCAGAAGCTTCGTATGTCCTCACGCCTCACACGGAGGAGAAATATCAGAAGATTAATGAAGAGTTTGACAATATGATGAGAAATCACAAACTT CCGGCTGCTCCGGGTCAGCAGAGTTACTCGATACCGCTGACTTTGCCCGTCACCAACCCCACCACGCTGTCCTACAGCACAAACAGCGCTCTGGACACCCCAGTGTCCCTCAGCGGGACGAACATGCTGTCTCTGTCCTCCAACAGCCTCCAGAGCAACAACAGCACTGCTGTCATGG ATGGCATGCCAGGTTCTTCAGACGTCACTCTTCCAAATGGTGCACACTCCAGTCATGTGG CTAATGGCTTTGTAGGCGGTTCAGAAGGAAACAGTGTGGGAAGAGTAATTTCTGCTAAATCTCAAGCGTCGTCTACATTGGGCCGCAAACCTGATCTCAGAGTGCTCATTCCTCCTGTGTGCAAGGGCACTGCTTCTGCACTG CCGCCAGAGGAAGGAGAGGAACATTTG AGAATAGACAACTCTCAGTCCAGCCAATCACTGAGCACACCCATGGTATCCGTGGCAACCCCCAGTCTACATCCCCAGGGCCTTGTGTACTCAGCCATGACATCATCTTTCACTACAG ATTTTGCCTTGAGCGGTACAGAGCCCAGTTCTTTACATAGCTTCAGTTCACCAGATGCTGTCACATCAGGAACAGGGTCTTCATGGAAACACAGTCATCACGGCCAGCCAGGCTTCAGTGCCCAGAG CATCAAATCAGAGCCCATCTCCCCTCCCAGAGAGCGTGCCGGTCTCTCGCTGTACCCCACCATCCACACCAGACCTCGGCCCAGCTCCGGACAAGAAGTGGGCCGCTCCCCCGCTGAGAGCCTCAGTTCTTCCGGTAGTTCATATGAAGGTAGCGACCGTGAGGACCAGCGGCTGGACTCTCACCCAGGCACCACTACATCAGGACAAAGATCATCTCCAAAGACAGAGAGCCAGGAAGATCCCTCAGTCAAACGCATGCGCACAGACAGCTGGGTAACTTAG
- the LOC109076298 gene encoding myocyte-specific enhancer factor 2A-like isoform X2, whose translation MGRKKIQITRIMDERNRQVTFTKRKFGLMKKAYELSVLCDCEIALIIFNRSNKLFQYASTDMDKVLLKYTEYNEPHESRTNSDIVEVLNKKEQRGCDSPDPEASYVLTPHTEEKYQKINEEFDNMMRNHKLPAAPGQQSYSIPLTLPVTNPTTLSYSTNSALDTPVSLSGTNMLSLSSNSLQSNNSTAVMDGMPGSSDVTLPNGAHSSHVANGFVGGSEGNSVGRVISAKSQASSTLGRKPDLRVLIPPVCKGTASALRIDNSQSSQSLSTPMVSVATPSLHPQGLVYSAMTSSFTTDFALSGTEPSSLHSFSSPDAVTSGTGSSWKHSHHGQPGFSAQSIKSEPISPPRERAGLSLYPTIHTRPRPSSGQEVGRSPAESLSSSGSSYEGSDREDQRLDSHPGTTTSGQRSSPKTESQEDPSVKRMRTDSWVT comes from the exons ATGGGACGAAAGAAGATCCAAATTACTCGCATAATGGATGAGAGAAACAGACAG GTGACGTTCACGAAGAGGAAGTTTGGTCTGATGAAGAAGGCGTATGAGCTCAGTGTTCTGTGTGACTGTGAAATAGCCCTGATTATCTTCAACCGCTCCAATAAGCTCTTCCAGTACGCCAGCACAGACATGGACAAGGTCTTGCTCAAGTACACAGAATACAACGAACCTCATGAGAGCAGAACCAACTCGGACATTGTAGAA GTGCTGAACAAGAAGGAGCAAAGAGGTTGTGACAGCCCAGATCCAGAAGCTTCGTATGTCCTCACGCCTCACACGGAGGAGAAATATCAGAAGATTAATGAAGAGTTTGACAATATGATGAGAAATCACAAACTT CCGGCTGCTCCGGGTCAGCAGAGTTACTCGATACCGCTGACTTTGCCCGTCACCAACCCCACCACGCTGTCCTACAGCACAAACAGCGCTCTGGACACCCCAGTGTCCCTCAGCGGGACGAACATGCTGTCTCTGTCCTCCAACAGCCTCCAGAGCAACAACAGCACTGCTGTCATGG ATGGCATGCCAGGTTCTTCAGACGTCACTCTTCCAAATGGTGCACACTCCAGTCATGTGG CTAATGGCTTTGTAGGCGGTTCAGAAGGAAACAGTGTGGGAAGAGTAATTTCTGCTAAATCTCAAGCGTCGTCTACATTGGGCCGCAAACCTGATCTCAGAGTGCTCATTCCTCCTGTGTGCAAGGGCACTGCTTCTGCACTG AGAATAGACAACTCTCAGTCCAGCCAATCACTGAGCACACCCATGGTATCCGTGGCAACCCCCAGTCTACATCCCCAGGGCCTTGTGTACTCAGCCATGACATCATCTTTCACTACAG ATTTTGCCTTGAGCGGTACAGAGCCCAGTTCTTTACATAGCTTCAGTTCACCAGATGCTGTCACATCAGGAACAGGGTCTTCATGGAAACACAGTCATCACGGCCAGCCAGGCTTCAGTGCCCAGAG CATCAAATCAGAGCCCATCTCCCCTCCCAGAGAGCGTGCCGGTCTCTCGCTGTACCCCACCATCCACACCAGACCTCGGCCCAGCTCCGGACAAGAAGTGGGCCGCTCCCCCGCTGAGAGCCTCAGTTCTTCCGGTAGTTCATATGAAGGTAGCGACCGTGAGGACCAGCGGCTGGACTCTCACCCAGGCACCACTACATCAGGACAAAGATCATCTCCAAAGACAGAGAGCCAGGAAGATCCCTCAGTCAAACGCATGCGCACAGACAGCTGGGTAACTTAG